A segment of the Stigmatella erecta genome:
GAAATAATGAACATGGCCGGCTTGGAGATGGAACAGAGACCAGAAGGGTGTTGCCGGTACAAGTTCCCAGACTAAATGGAATCACCGCTTTAGCGGGAGGGATGGCGCACTCGTTGGCATTGCGCAACGATGGCACGGTCTGGGTCTGGGGAGGCAATGATGCTGGTCAACTCGGTGATGGAACAGCTATTGGAAAAGTATCGCCAGTGCCGGTGTCCGGGTTGGCAAGTGTCACGGCGTTGACCGCCGGCCGTGATTACTCGGTGGTGATGCGTGGTGATGGTACTGTCTGGGCCTGGGGGGCCAAGCGTAACGGTCAACTCGGAAATGGGGAGACTACCCTGCGGGCCAGCCCTGTTCAGTCAATAGGGTTGACGAGCGTCATTGCTGTGGCTGCAGGCTACAACCAGTCCTTGGCCTTGCGTAACGATGGTGTGGTCTGGGCATGGGGCGACAATCGTTTTAAGCAACTCGGAGATGGAGCGGACGTAAGGCGATCAACACCAGCGCCAGTTCCCGGGCTGACAAGTATCACTGCCTTGGCTTCAGGCACTTATCACTCAATGGCGCTGCGCAACAATGGCAGTGTTTTGGCGTGGGGTAACAATTATCACGGGCAGCTTGGGGATGGGACGACCGTCAATCGGGAAAATCCTGTTCAGTTAGTGGAGCCGAGGGGTGTCGTCGCCTTGGCCGCAGGCGAGAACCATTCGTTGGCGCTGCGCAATGATGGCATTGTCTGGGCTTGGGGTAACAATTATTTCGGACAGTTGGGGGACGGGACGAGTACTGGGAGGGAAATTCCGGTGCAAGTGCTGGGTCTGACAGGCGTTACTGCCTTGGCCGCAGGCCGCTCCCACTCATTGGCACTGCGCAGTGACGGCACTGTCTGGGCTTGGGGATTAAATGCCTATGGTGCATTGGGAAATGGGTCAACTACCGAGCAGGATACTCCGGTTCAAGTCCAGGGTTTGACAAATGTCACAGCCATCGCTTCGGGGGCCTTCCACTCGTTGGCTGTGCGTAATGATGGATCGGTCTGGGCTTGGGGGAGCAACGGGTACGGCCAACTCGGAGATGGCACTACCATCAACCGGCTGATTCCTGTACGTGCAGTAAGATTAACAGGCGTGACCGCCCTGACAGGGGGGTATTTTCATTCTGTGGCGTTGCGCAATGATGCGACTGGCCAAGCGTGGGGTAACAACAGCATCGGCCAGCTTGGAGACGGGACCATTGTCGATCGATTAGAGCCAGGTGTGCCAGTATTGGGGTTGACGGGCATTACCGCCTTGGTTGCAGGCGACCACCACGCGGTGGCGATACGCAGCGATCGCACTGTTTGGAGTTGGGGTGACAATGAGTTCGGGCAGATCGGCGATGGGATCTCTCCTGTGGCGCTAGTACCGGTTAAGACTCTGTTCCCGTGAACGGCGCATGGGTGGCGCTGTGACAGAGAGGATGGGAGGAAGCTCTACGGGCGGAGTGCTTGGCCAGGAAAGGGAAGGCAGAGTCTTTCAGGGCTGAGAGCGCCTAACAAAGGGCGCTTCAGAGCGGAATCTCCCCAGGGAAAAGGCTCCAGACCTTACTTTTTTTAGGCGTTCTCAAGGCAGTACTTGTGACTACGTGAGTGGCCCACGAGAGGGCATTGCGCCCAGCCCATGGGCCTGGAGAACCTTCTTACTGAGTCCGCCCCTTCAGGCTAAGGGGCGTAGGCGATGTTCCACTGGGCGTAGGCCTCCTTGTTGGGATCCGTGGCGTGCACGGTGACAGTGTTGGCCTGCGAGGCGCCCGGCGAGCAGCTGTTGCAGCGGGCCGCGTACTTGCCGGTGTCGGACTCGAGGGCCCACTTGCCGTTGTTGAGCAGCACGGGCTTGAACTGGGCATAGGCCGCGGCCGGGTCATCCACGTGGACGGCCAGGGTGTCGGGCTGCTTGGAGCCCACGATGCAGCCATTGCAGCGGGCCACGTACTTGCCGTTGTCCGACTTGAGGGCGATCTTCCCGCCGCCCATCTCCCTCACCTCGAACTGGTCATAGGTCTCCGTGGGCGTCTTGACGTGGACGGTGACGGTGTCGGGGACCTTGTTGTCCACGGTCTTCTGGCAGCCATTGCAGCGCGCGAAGTACAGGCCCGTGTCCGCCTGGAGGGAGATCTTCTGGCCCTTGGGGAAGAGGGGCGTGATGGCCCACTGCGCGAAGGCCTCCTTGTTGGGATCCGTGGCGTGCACGGTGACGGTGTTGGGCTGCGCGGCGCCCGGCGAGCAGCCATTGCAGCGCGCCAGGTACTTGCCAGTGTCCGCCTTGAGCGCGTACTTGCCATTGGCCAGCCGCTCGATCGTGAACTGGGCATAGGACTCGGACGCGCTGTCCGCATGCACCGTCACGAAGTCCGGCTTGGCGCCACCCACGATGCAGCCATTGCAGCGGGCCACGAACTTGCCGTTGTCCGACTTCAACGCCACCTTCCCATTGCCCACGAGCACCAGCTCGAACTGGGAGTAGGCCCCGGTGGCATCCTTGGCGTGGGTGGTGACGGTGTCGGGGATCTTGTTGTCCACGGTCTTCTGGCAGCCATTGCAGCGCGAGAAGTAGGTTCCCTCATCCGACTGCAGCGTGATCTTCAGCCCCGCGGCCTCGCTGGCCCCCGGAAGCAACACGCACATCGCCACCAGGCTCAATGCCCACTTCGTCAGTCCTGCGGTCATGACTTCTCCTTGCCGGTATGGAAGGCCTTCGCCGGGGATGTGCTCCCCAGACGGGCCACGGGCCGCTTGTGCAAAAGCCATGACAGGGGGGGCCGCCAGCACTTCCCTCTGAAGGTGCGTGACAACCAGCCCGGGCTGACACGTCAGGCGCCCGGGCTGACACGTTGTTCGCGCCGGCGGGCGCGAAGTCCCCGGAGGCACCCGCCGGGTATGCGCGTTGCACAGGAGGGCGCTGATGACGACCGGCCCTCTCTCCAGTTCCGCGGACGCCCCGTCCGCTCCCATTCCCGAGGCGCGAAGCCCGCAGGCCTCCTATGCCGTGGTGGTGGTGGGAGGCGGTGTGGCGGGCTTGAGCGCCGCGCTGACCTTGGTCCGGGCAGGCGTGTCCGTCTGTGTGCTGGAGCGCACCGATTATTCCACCTGGCGCCCCGGGGAGACGCTCTCCCCGGTGGCGTACGCCGAGCTGCTGCAACTGCTGGCGCCCGAGCCCCTGGAGACGGAGGGTTTCCTGGTCTCCCACGGCCTGGAGGCCACCTGGGGGTCGGAACAGCCGCACCACCACTCCTTTCTCACCAATCCCTACGGCAGCGGCTGGCATGTGGAGCGTCGGCACCTGGACGCGCTGTTGGCCCGGCATGCCCAGGCGCACCAGGTGCCCCTGTGGCAAGGAACCTGTCTCACCCACCTGGAGCGGGAGGGGGCGGGGTGGCGGCTCCAGGTCAACACCCCTCAGGGGCCGTGCGAGGTGCGCTGCGAGGCGTTGGTGGATGCGACGGGGCGCTCGGCGCAGGTGGCGCGCCACTGTGGGGTGCGGCGCCTGAACTGGGATGCGCTGTGCAGCGTGTCGGCCATCGTGGACCGGCCCCTGGCCCTCCTGGAGCAATCCCTGGTGGTGGAGGCCACGCGCTGGGGCTGGTGGTACGCCGCGCCGCTGCCCCAGGGACGCTTCATCCTCACCCTGATGAGCGACGTGGATGTGCTGGAGCGCCAGGGCTGCTGGAAGCCGGAGGGGTGGAGCGCGCTCTTCTCGGCCACCCAGCACCTGGCCCCCCGGGTGGGCGCCCTGCCCGAAGTGAAGCGGCTGTACGTGCGCCGCTGCGAGACAAGCTGCCTGGAGCGCGCGGCGGGGGAGAACTGGGCCGCCGTGGGGGACGCCGCGGCGATGTGGGATCCACTCTCGTCGAGCGGTATCCTCAAGGGCTTGCGCACCGGACGCGAGGCCGCGCAGGCCCTGTGTGCCGCGCTGGGGGGAGACGGAGCGGCGCTGAAGCACTACGCCCAGCAGCGGGACGCGGAGTTCTTCCGCTACCTCTCCTCGCGCCGGGCCCATTATGCGCAGGAGCAGCGCTGGGCCCGGGAAGACTTCTGGCGCCGCCGGCTGAGCGCTGCCTATGTGTGAGGCGCGCTCCCCGGCGGCGGACAGCCTGCCCCGGTTCTAGGCCGGGCGGGACTCCAGGATCTCGGCCTGCCAGAGGTTGCCGATGCCCTCGCCCCAGGTCGTCACGCCGGAGGCCGAGTCGGGCCGGTGCAGGCAGTCGCCCCTGGAGGACTTCAGGATGACCTGGCCGTTGAGCAGCTCGAGGATCCACTCACTGGCGGCCCCCACGGCGCCGGTGGTGACCCCTTGAGGGGTCTCGGCCCGCAGCAGGTAGTCGCCCTTCCACGACTTCAGCCGGAGCTTGTTCTCGCTCACCCACTCGACGGACCACTCCGTGCCCTTGCCCTCGCCCAGCGTGGTGACTCCCGAGGCCGCGTCGGGCCGGTGCAGGTAGTCGGTCTTCCATGACTTCAGCTTGATCTTCGTCGCGTAGCGCAGGTTCGAGCCCGGGGTGGGCGCAGGGCTGCGCTCCTGGGTCTCGAAGTGCAGCTCGCCCTCGCTGATGACGAAGCCGAGCTGGGGCCAGTTCTTCTGCATCTGGACGTACATGGCCAGGTCGATGGCGGGCACGTCCTCGGTCGCGATGCTCTGGAACTGCGGCTTCTTCGCCTCGGTCTCGGCCACCGCGTCCAGCGCGCGCGTCCAGGGCACGAGCTGGAAGTCTCCCTTCTTCGCGTAGACGTCATCCGGCCGGTGAGCGGACCACCACATGTGGTACATGCCCTCGCCCTCGTAGGCGTGCCCCTTGGGCGGGAAGAGCTGCTTCTTGCACTGGTAGAAGTCCGCCTGCCAGGGCAGCGCCATCTGCTGGGAGAAGAACCCCGGGCCGATGGGAAGCTTGGCCGTGCCAGGGAAGGCCACCCCCGAGTGCTTCACCCGGAAGGGCGCCGCGTACAGCTCGGGCCGGCGCACCATCCAGCTGCAGTCGATGCCCGGGAAGAAGGGGCCGCCCACGCAGTTCTCCAGCGCGGCCCGGTCCAAGCCCTCGGCGGTGATGGCCGGATCAATCGCCCGGGCCGCCGCCTCGTTCCAGTCCTCCTCGAACGCCCCCTCGGACCACCGCTTGAGCAGCGCGTACTGCACGTGCGTGAGGGTCATGAAGTAGCCCGGCCGGGGCCCCTCCGTGTCCGAGTAGTTGTCGCCCAGCCCCTTGGGCATCAGCAGGGGCTCGACGGTGGTGCTGGACGGGTCGCGCAGGTAATTGAAGATGGTCTTGCGCAGGCGCTTGCCCTTGGAGGAACTCAGCGAGCCCAGATCCCCTTCCGCGCCCGCGAAGCTTCCATGGAACGCCTTGGAGGCCTCGGGGTTGTGGACCTGGCGGTGCTGCAGGGCGCGGTCCAGAATGGGGAAGATCTCCTGCCGGAAGGAGGGCAGGTACGTCTTGAAGGACTTGGATGCCTCATCCCAGTCCTTGCGCTGCTTGGCGAGCCGGGAGAACAGGCCCTGGGCGAACAGGCCGTCGGTGTCGAACAGCGGCACCTCGGGGAAGCGCACCGCCACATCCCACAGCGTGTCGATGAGGCGGATGACGTTGCTCGCCGAGGGCGCGAAGTCCGGCGGGCCCACCAGCAGCCAGGCCCCGGTGGCCCCCTCCAGCACCGCCTTCTGGGTCTTCCCGGCCTCGGTGTAGGTGACCTCGGCGCTCACGGGGCCGTCCGACATGTCATCGAACCAGAAGTCGTTGTTCACGTAGTTGTCGATGAGCTTGCCCTGCGGAAGCTTCTCGGCGCGTCCCAGGCCGCCCAGCACGAGCAGGTTTCCGTTCTCGTCCGTGCGCAGCTCGCCCAGGGTGGGGATGGGAATGTGGCTCTTGGTGTGGGTGAGGGGCACGGGGGGCTGGCTGCGGCCGGAGACCGTCTTGGGCCCCGGGTCGATGACGAGCTGGCGCTCGCGCTCGGCGGCACCCTGGACATGGGCGTTGCGCAGGTTGACCCGCGGCTTGCCCTCCTCGGGCTCCGCGCCCTTCCAGATGCCGTCCACGCCGTCCTGGCCGTCGAAGGTGAAGAAGGCCGCCTTGCGGTTGGCCAGGTGGACCTTCCACTGGATGCTGACAACGCCATTCGTGCCCGCCGTCACCTCGCGCACGGGCACGATCGTGCCGTTCTTCTGCTCGTACTCGAAGATGCGGAAGCGGGCCGCCTGCCGCTTGATGCGGCCCTGGCTGTCCTTGAACGGCCTGAACTTCTTCTGGGCGATGTCGAAGTTGGGGGGCTCCCCGGGGTGCTCGGGGCCCATGAAGAACTCATCGGGGGAGTTGCCCACGCGGGCAACGCCCACGGCGGGGTGGATTCTGAAGAACTTGGGCATGACACGTCTCTCGGGGGTTAGTGGGTCTGGTCGTAAAGCTTTTCAACGAGTTCCAGCAGGCGCTGCTTGTCCTTGGCGGGCATCTCCCGGTCAGCGGGCATCCGGAAGCCGAGGATTTTTTGCTGTGTGGGATTGGGGTCCACGCGGTCGAGGATGGGGCTGCTCTGATCCGCGACCATGTCC
Coding sequences within it:
- a CDS encoding fascin domain-containing protein; protein product: MTAGLTKWALSLVAMCVLLPGASEAAGLKITLQSDEGTYFSRCNGCQKTVDNKIPDTVTTHAKDATGAYSQFELVLVGNGKVALKSDNGKFVARCNGCIVGGAKPDFVTVHADSASESYAQFTIERLANGKYALKADTGKYLARCNGCSPGAAQPNTVTVHATDPNKEAFAQWAITPLFPKGQKISLQADTGLYFARCNGCQKTVDNKVPDTVTVHVKTPTETYDQFEVREMGGGKIALKSDNGKYVARCNGCIVGSKQPDTLAVHVDDPAAAYAQFKPVLLNNGKWALESDTGKYAARCNSCSPGASQANTVTVHATDPNKEAYAQWNIAYAP
- a CDS encoding RCC1 domain-containing protein, giving the protein MGVASNTNTTSTLAWTSPSCVPAGTVASVSVTVGNGGKATASKTFTVTANICPKPTVAAGAAHAMVLHSDGTAWGWGDNRSGQLGDGEFTQRGKPMRVPSLTSVNALAAGDSHSVALRSDGTVWAWGGNKAGQLGDKTATDRSRPMQVSGLADVAALASGHEHVLALRKDGTLWSWGGNRYGQLGDGTKSNRFEPVQVSGLTGIIAIAASGFHSLALRGDGTVWSWGYNQFGQLGDGTTSNSAMPVLVSGLAGVAAVAAGYEHSLALRGDGTVWAWGNNEHGRLGDGTETRRVLPVQVPRLNGITALAGGMAHSLALRNDGTVWVWGGNDAGQLGDGTAIGKVSPVPVSGLASVTALTAGRDYSVVMRGDGTVWAWGAKRNGQLGNGETTLRASPVQSIGLTSVIAVAAGYNQSLALRNDGVVWAWGDNRFKQLGDGADVRRSTPAPVPGLTSITALASGTYHSMALRNNGSVLAWGNNYHGQLGDGTTVNRENPVQLVEPRGVVALAAGENHSLALRNDGIVWAWGNNYFGQLGDGTSTGREIPVQVLGLTGVTALAAGRSHSLALRSDGTVWAWGLNAYGALGNGSTTEQDTPVQVQGLTNVTAIASGAFHSLAVRNDGSVWAWGSNGYGQLGDGTTINRLIPVRAVRLTGVTALTGGYFHSVALRNDATGQAWGNNSIGQLGDGTIVDRLEPGVPVLGLTGITALVAGDHHAVAIRSDRTVWSWGDNEFGQIGDGISPVALVPVKTLFP
- a CDS encoding NAD(P)/FAD-dependent oxidoreductase; this encodes MTTGPLSSSADAPSAPIPEARSPQASYAVVVVGGGVAGLSAALTLVRAGVSVCVLERTDYSTWRPGETLSPVAYAELLQLLAPEPLETEGFLVSHGLEATWGSEQPHHHSFLTNPYGSGWHVERRHLDALLARHAQAHQVPLWQGTCLTHLEREGAGWRLQVNTPQGPCEVRCEALVDATGRSAQVARHCGVRRLNWDALCSVSAIVDRPLALLEQSLVVEATRWGWWYAAPLPQGRFILTLMSDVDVLERQGCWKPEGWSALFSATQHLAPRVGALPEVKRLYVRRCETSCLERAAGENWAAVGDAAAMWDPLSSSGILKGLRTGREAAQALCAALGGDGAALKHYAQQRDAEFFRYLSSRRAHYAQEQRWAREDFWRRRLSAAYV
- a CDS encoding LodA/GoxA family CTQ-dependent oxidase, whose translation is MPKFFRIHPAVGVARVGNSPDEFFMGPEHPGEPPNFDIAQKKFRPFKDSQGRIKRQAARFRIFEYEQKNGTIVPVREVTAGTNGVVSIQWKVHLANRKAAFFTFDGQDGVDGIWKGAEPEEGKPRVNLRNAHVQGAAERERQLVIDPGPKTVSGRSQPPVPLTHTKSHIPIPTLGELRTDENGNLLVLGGLGRAEKLPQGKLIDNYVNNDFWFDDMSDGPVSAEVTYTEAGKTQKAVLEGATGAWLLVGPPDFAPSASNVIRLIDTLWDVAVRFPEVPLFDTDGLFAQGLFSRLAKQRKDWDEASKSFKTYLPSFRQEIFPILDRALQHRQVHNPEASKAFHGSFAGAEGDLGSLSSSKGKRLRKTIFNYLRDPSSTTVEPLLMPKGLGDNYSDTEGPRPGYFMTLTHVQYALLKRWSEGAFEEDWNEAAARAIDPAITAEGLDRAALENCVGGPFFPGIDCSWMVRRPELYAAPFRVKHSGVAFPGTAKLPIGPGFFSQQMALPWQADFYQCKKQLFPPKGHAYEGEGMYHMWWSAHRPDDVYAKKGDFQLVPWTRALDAVAETEAKKPQFQSIATEDVPAIDLAMYVQMQKNWPQLGFVISEGELHFETQERSPAPTPGSNLRYATKIKLKSWKTDYLHRPDAASGVTTLGEGKGTEWSVEWVSENKLRLKSWKGDYLLRAETPQGVTTGAVGAASEWILELLNGQVILKSSRGDCLHRPDSASGVTTWGEGIGNLWQAEILESRPA